CGGACGTTGATCAAGCGCGACTTCGACAACGCCTTTGAGTCGGTTGATGCGATCGTCACGCCGACCGCGCCGACCCCGGCGTTTCGGATCGGCGAGAAGACCGCCGATCCGCTCCAGATGTATCTCTCCGACATTTTTACCATCTCGGTCAACCTCGCCGGCATCCCGGCGATCTCGATCCCTTGCGGCTTCTCCCAAGAGGGATTGCCGATCGGCCTTCAAATCTTGGGGCGCGCCTTCGACGAAGCGGGGGTGTTGCGCATTGCCGATGCCTACGAGCGGACGACCGACTTTCACACACGGAGACCGACACTGTGATCTACTTCGCCTACGGTTCGAACATGGATCATGACCAGATGCAGGCCCGCTGTCCGGGACACAAGGTGATCGGCGTGGGCCGGCTGTCCCACTACACCCTTGCCTTCACCCGATGGTCCCGGTCGTGGAACAGCGGCACCGCCGACATCCTGCCCGAGCAGGGAAAAGAGATCTGCGGCGTCCTCTTCGACCTGACGCTGGACGATCTCAAGCGGATGGACAAATTCGCCGATTATCCGAACTCCTACGTCCGCCAGGATGTCATGGTGGAGCGGCCGGGAGCGCAGCAGGGGGAGCGGCTTCCCGCACTCACCTACGTGGCGATCCGCCAAGGGGCGTTTCTCCCCTCCAAAGCCTATCTCAGCAAGATGATCCAAGGGGCGGAGAAGAACCAGCTCTCGGCCCAGTACATCCAATTTTTGAAATCGCTTCGGACCCATGATTGATAGAAAGGATTGCGTCGGTCGCGATCGATCCGACCGAGCCTTTTTCTTTCGTAAAGATAATCTAAGGATACTGTGATGAAGTATGAAGCTGTCATCGGACTGGAAGTCCACGCGCAGGTCTTGACCGAATCGAAGATTTTCTGCGGCTGCAGCACGAAGTTCGGTCAGCCTCCCAACAGCCAGACCTGCCCGATCTGTCTCGGGCATCCGGGAGTCCTCCCGGTGCTGAATCAAAAGGTGGTGGAGAACGCGATCCGGATGGGGGTGGCGACCCATTGTCAGATCGCGCCGCACGCCCGGTTTGCGCGGAAGAACTATTTCTACCCCGATCTTCCCAAGGGATATCAGATCTCGATGTATGAGCTCCCCCTGGCGGAGCATGGCTACATTGAGATCGCGGTCAACGGAGCGACCCGGCGGATCGGACTGACCCGAATTCATATGGAAGAAGATGCGGGGAAAAACCTTCATGAGGGGATCGAGGCGGCGAGCCACGTCGATCTCAACCGCGCCGGCGTCCCGCTGCTGGAGATCGTCAGCGAGCCCGACATTCGCACTTCGGACGAAGCGGTCGCCTATCTCAAAAAGCTCCGGCAAATCTTAATCTACACCGGCGTCTCCGACGCCGACATGGAGAAGGGGAATTTTCGCTGTGATGCGAACGTCTCCATCCGCCCGGTCGGGAGCGAGAAATTCGGCACCCGCGCCGAGGTGAAGAACATGAATTCTTTCCGCTTCATTCAAAAAGCGATCGAGTATGAAATGGTGCGCCAGGAGAAAATTCTGGAGGAGGGGGGAAAGATCGTTCAAGAGACCCGCCTCTGGGACACCAAGAGCGGGATGACCTTTTCGATGCGAAGCAAGGAAGCGGCGCACGACTACCGCTACTTCCCGGAGCCCGACCTGGTCCCGCTCGCGGTCGATCAAAAGTGGATTGACACAATTACCGCGACCCTCCCTGAGCTTCCCGATGCGAAGCGGGCGCGCTTTGTCTCGGCCTATCAGATTCCGGACTATGACGCCGTGATCCTGACCGGCTCGGAGGGGCTCGCCGATTTCTTCGAGAAAGCGGTGAAAGCCTATCCGAAGCCGAAGATCGTCAGCAACTGGGTGATGGGCGATCTCCTCCGCGAGCTCAACAATGAAAATAAAGAGATCGAACAGGCGCCGATCCGTCCCGAGCAGTTGGCGGCGATGTTGAAGATGATCGAGGACGGAACGATCAGCGGAAAGATCGCGAAGACGGTCTTCGAGGAGATGTATCGGAGCGGCGCCGATCCGGAGAAGATCGTTCAAGAAAAAGGGCTGGTTCAGATGAGCGATACCTCGGCGCTCGAGGGGGTGATCGACGAGGTGATGACCGCCAATCCGAAAGAGGTCGAAGGATACCGCGCCGGCAAGGAGAAGCTCCTCGGGTTCTTCGTCGGCCAGGTGATGAAGCGCTCCGGTGGAAAGGCGAATCCCGGGATGTTGAACGAACTGTTAAAGCGGAAGCTGGCGCCGAAATAATCGGCGCGTCTGGAGGAGATTCGAATGAGTCAGATTGCCGATGTTCATGCGCGTGAGATTCTCGATTCCCGCGGAAATCCGACCGTGGAAGTGGAAGTGTTTCTGGAGAGCGGCGCCGTCGGACGCGCCGCGGCCCCATCGGGCGCCTCCACCGGCGAGCGCGAGGCGCTGGAGCTCCGGGACAAAGACCCCAAGCGGTATGGCGGGAAAGGGGTTCTGAAGGCGGTCGAGAATGTTCATAAAAAGATCCGGCCGGAAATCCTCGGCCTCTTCGCCGAGGAGCAGGCGGTGATCGATGATCTGATGATCGCGCTCGACGGCACCCCGAGCAAGCGGGCGCTCGGCGCCAACGCCCTGCTCGGCGTCTCGCTGGCGGTCGCGAAGGCGGCGGCCGAAGAGCGGGGACTCGGCCTCTACCGCTATCTCGGCGGTCTGACCGCCCGGGAGCTGCCGGTCCCGATGATGAATATCATCAACGGCGGCGCCCATGCCGACAACGGCCTCGATTTTCAGGAGTTCATGATCATCCCGGCCGGCGCCCCGACCTTCTCGGAATCGCTCCGGATGGGGGTCGAGGTCTTTCACAGTTTGAAGGCGGTGCTGAAGAAGAAGGGATATACCACGGCGGTTGGAGACGAGGGGGGATTCGCCCCGGCCGTTCGATCGCATAAAGAAGCGCTCGAGCTGATCATGAAGGGGATTGAAGGGGCCGGCTATCGGCCGGAGCGGGATCTGTTGTTGGCGCTCGACGCGGCGGCAAGCGAGTTCTACGAAAAGGGAAAATATCACCTCAAGTCGGAAGGAAAGGCGCTTTCCTCCGAGGAGATGATCGACTATTATGCGAAGCTGGTCGATCAATTCCCGATCGTCTCGATCGAAGATGGTCTCTCCGAGAACGATTGGAAGGGATGGAAGCTCCTGACCGAGCGGCTGAGCCGCCGGGTTCAGCTCGTCGGGGATGACCTCTTCGTTACGAACGAGAAAATTTTGGAAAAGGGAATTCGGGAGGGGATCGGAAATGCGATCTTGATCAAGCTCAACCAGATCGGGACCTTGACCGAAACGCTCAATACGATCGCGCGGGCCAAACAGGCCGGCTACCGAACGATCGTCTCGCATCGGTCGGGAGAGACCGAAGATGCGACGATCGCCGATCTCGCGGTGGGAACCGGTTCCGGCCAGATCAAAACCGGATCGCTCTCTCGAACCGATCGGACCGCCAAATACAATCAGCTTCTCCGAATCGAGGAAGAGTTGGGAGAGGCCGCCGTCTTTCGGGGAAAGGATCTTTTCAAACAATCGTGATCAGGCCGATGCTTCCGCCGCGGCACTAAATCGCATTTTCGGGTATCCTTGTCTATAGTTTTGAGCCCGTTGAGGGTGACTTCACCGACTGAGAACCGACAGAGGAGAGCGGAATGCGGCAAAAGGGACGGCCCGGAAGGGGCGGGGGAGCGGCGCGCGGATGGCGATTCGCGAAATTTCTTTTCTTTTTTTCCGGAATTTTATTGCTGATCCGGATGTCGGAGGCGCAGGCGGGGGTGATCGGCGATCCGACCGCTTCGGGGAAGCCGAACACCCTCTCCCAGTTCAACCTTGATTATGACCTGACCCAACGTAAACTGCGGGCCGGGGAAGACGGATTCGGCGGGCAGGCGACGAGCGAGCGGATCCTCCTTCAAGGGATCTACGGTCTCACCCCTTTCGTCGATCTCTACCTTCGGGTCGGCATCGCCGATCTGGAGACCAACTCCCGCGAGTTCGAGGGAGATTTCGGTCCGGCATTGGGGGGCGGGGGACGATGGACCCTTTTTCAAAAGGGAGATTTCAAGGTCGGCGTCGGGATTCAGTTCTTGGAATTCTTCAGCCGCGACGGCGGCTCGCCGACGCCGCGGGTCAATTGGGGCGAGTTGGAGTCGTTCATCGGCGGCGCTTTGCAGGGGATGGAGCGCTTCACCCCTTATATCGGGCTCTCCTTTTCCAAGGTGCAGGCCAAGTTTAAGAACGGCCCGACCGCCCGATCAGACGGCTTCATCGGTGTTTTTATCGGCGCCGAATTTCTGATCTATCAAAACTATTACTTTGCAAGCGAAGCGCGGATCTCCAGCGAGAATTCTCTAACGCTTCAGCTCAACTATCACTTATAATAACGTGAGGGAGCGTGCCTCACGTGATTTTCCATAAAGATGAGAAACCGAACCCGGGGAGAGATCGAACAACGGCGGGCCACGATGAAGCGCCTCTTCGGCGCGGTGGCCCTCTTTATCAATGGTTATCTTCTTCTCTCCTTCCTCTTCGGCGAGATGGGGCTGCTCAAATACATTAAAATGAAGCAGGCCTATTCCCAGGTCAACGAGGAGAACCGGACGCTTCGGAGCGATAACGAAAAGCTCACCCGCCGCATCGAGGCGCTGAAGACCGATCGATTGACGATCGAGCGGATGGCGCGGGATCGGCTTGGATTGGCGCGAGAGGGAGAGCTGATTTATGAATTTTATGAGCCTCAATAAAAAAATCAAAAGCTAGACAAACGCTAGAATCGATCTGAACTCTTTTTACCTGACCTTCACATTCCTTCTTGTTTGATTTGATCTTATGGCTTACCGTTCCGGATTCATCGCGATCATTGGACGTCCCAACGTCGGAAAATCAACCCTGCTCAATCAGCTTCTGGGGCAGAAGGTTTCGATCATCTCCGACAAGCCGCAGACCACCCGCAACCGGATCTTGGGGGTCAAGACGATCGAAGCGGGGCAGATGGTCTTCTTCGACACCCCCGGCATTCATAAGGCGAAAAGCCGGATCAACCAGCGGATGGTCCAGACGGCGATCAATTCGCTCCAAGAGGTCGATCTGATCTTTTTTCTCATCGAGCCCGATGCCGAGCCGGGGGAAGGGGACCGGTTCATCGCGGAGCGATTGGAGCAAATTAGAACCCCCAAGATGTTGATCGTCAATAAGATCGACCTGGTCAAAAAAGAGCGCCTCATTCCCATTCTCGACTCTTACCAGCAGAAGGGGATCTTTTCCGAGATCATCCCGATCTCGGCGCTGACCGGAGAGAATACCGACCGTCTTATTGCCGCCGCGCTGAACCACCTTCCCGAAGGGGAGCCGATCTTTTCCGAGGACCTCGTGACCGACCAGCCGGTCCGGTTTCTTGCCGCCGAGCTGGTCCGAGAGAAGGTCTTTCAGAAAACGCACGAAGAGATTCCCTACGCCGTCGCCGTCCATATCGACGAGTTCAAAGAAGAAGAGGAGAAAAACCTGATCACCATCCGCGCCACCCTCTTCGTCGAGCGCGACTCGCAGAAGGGAAT
This DNA window, taken from Candidatus Manganitrophaceae bacterium, encodes the following:
- the era gene encoding GTPase Era translates to MAYRSGFIAIIGRPNVGKSTLLNQLLGQKVSIISDKPQTTRNRILGVKTIEAGQMVFFDTPGIHKAKSRINQRMVQTAINSLQEVDLIFFLIEPDAEPGEGDRFIAERLEQIRTPKMLIVNKIDLVKKERLIPILDSYQQKGIFSEIIPISALTGENTDRLIAAALNHLPEGEPIFSEDLVTDQPVRFLAAELVREKVFQKTHEEIPYAVAVHIDEFKEEEEKNLITIRATLFVERDSQKGILIGQKGQMLKEIGKSAREEMETLLGTRVFLELWIKVKKGWSKDDAFLTDLGI
- a CDS encoding septum formation initiator family protein, whose translation is MRNRTRGEIEQRRATMKRLFGAVALFINGYLLLSFLFGEMGLLKYIKMKQAYSQVNEENRTLRSDNEKLTRRIEALKTDRLTIERMARDRLGLAREGELIYEFYEPQ
- the eno gene encoding phosphopyruvate hydratase; amino-acid sequence: MSQIADVHAREILDSRGNPTVEVEVFLESGAVGRAAAPSGASTGEREALELRDKDPKRYGGKGVLKAVENVHKKIRPEILGLFAEEQAVIDDLMIALDGTPSKRALGANALLGVSLAVAKAAAEERGLGLYRYLGGLTARELPVPMMNIINGGAHADNGLDFQEFMIIPAGAPTFSESLRMGVEVFHSLKAVLKKKGYTTAVGDEGGFAPAVRSHKEALELIMKGIEGAGYRPERDLLLALDAAASEFYEKGKYHLKSEGKALSSEEMIDYYAKLVDQFPIVSIEDGLSENDWKGWKLLTERLSRRVQLVGDDLFVTNEKILEKGIREGIGNAILIKLNQIGTLTETLNTIARAKQAGYRTIVSHRSGETEDATIADLAVGTGSGQIKTGSLSRTDRTAKYNQLLRIEEELGEAAVFRGKDLFKQS
- a CDS encoding gamma-glutamylcyclotransferase; translated protein: MIYFAYGSNMDHDQMQARCPGHKVIGVGRLSHYTLAFTRWSRSWNSGTADILPEQGKEICGVLFDLTLDDLKRMDKFADYPNSYVRQDVMVERPGAQQGERLPALTYVAIRQGAFLPSKAYLSKMIQGAEKNQLSAQYIQFLKSLRTHD
- the gatB gene encoding Asp-tRNA(Asn)/Glu-tRNA(Gln) amidotransferase subunit GatB; its protein translation is MKYEAVIGLEVHAQVLTESKIFCGCSTKFGQPPNSQTCPICLGHPGVLPVLNQKVVENAIRMGVATHCQIAPHARFARKNYFYPDLPKGYQISMYELPLAEHGYIEIAVNGATRRIGLTRIHMEEDAGKNLHEGIEAASHVDLNRAGVPLLEIVSEPDIRTSDEAVAYLKKLRQILIYTGVSDADMEKGNFRCDANVSIRPVGSEKFGTRAEVKNMNSFRFIQKAIEYEMVRQEKILEEGGKIVQETRLWDTKSGMTFSMRSKEAAHDYRYFPEPDLVPLAVDQKWIDTITATLPELPDAKRARFVSAYQIPDYDAVILTGSEGLADFFEKAVKAYPKPKIVSNWVMGDLLRELNNENKEIEQAPIRPEQLAAMLKMIEDGTISGKIAKTVFEEMYRSGADPEKIVQEKGLVQMSDTSALEGVIDEVMTANPKEVEGYRAGKEKLLGFFVGQVMKRSGGKANPGMLNELLKRKLAPK